One Streptomyces sp. V4I8 genomic window carries:
- a CDS encoding 5-dehydro-4-deoxyglucarate dehydratase, with protein MARVSLDTDTTRRLREGMAQGVLSFPLTSFHEDGTLDPDGFRDHVAAQLATAPGAVFPACGTGEFFSLDEDEYRQVVSIAVEESGGRVPVVAGVGYGWAQAARFARIAEEAGADALLVLPHYLVAAPQDGLVAQLEQLAARTRLPLIAYQRGQVSFTADSLKRIARIPHVIGLKDGHSDLDRLQRLTLAAPEGFLFFNGAATAEIQARAYATVGVPAYSSAVHAFAPEIANAFFAALRSGDQATVDKLLRDFYVPLVELRDRVPGYAVSLVKAAARLRGRPVGPVRAPLTDPSAGDLADLRTLLTAGLDLVGAAL; from the coding sequence ATGGCGAGGGTGAGCCTCGATACGGACACGACCCGGCGCTTGCGCGAGGGCATGGCACAGGGAGTGCTGTCGTTCCCGCTCACGAGCTTCCACGAGGACGGCACGCTGGACCCGGACGGCTTCCGCGACCATGTCGCCGCCCAGCTCGCCACCGCCCCCGGCGCGGTCTTCCCCGCCTGCGGCACCGGGGAGTTCTTCTCGCTGGACGAGGACGAGTACCGACAGGTCGTCTCGATCGCCGTCGAGGAGTCGGGCGGGCGCGTACCCGTCGTCGCCGGGGTCGGCTACGGCTGGGCGCAGGCCGCCCGGTTCGCGCGCATCGCCGAGGAGGCCGGAGCCGACGCCCTCCTCGTCCTGCCGCACTACCTCGTCGCCGCCCCGCAGGACGGCCTGGTCGCCCAGCTGGAGCAGCTCGCGGCCCGGACCCGGCTGCCGCTCATCGCCTACCAGCGCGGCCAAGTCTCCTTCACCGCCGACTCGTTGAAGCGCATCGCCCGCATCCCCCACGTCATCGGGCTCAAGGACGGCCACAGCGACCTCGACCGCCTCCAGCGCCTCACCCTTGCCGCCCCCGAGGGCTTCCTCTTCTTCAACGGGGCCGCCACCGCCGAGATCCAGGCCCGCGCGTACGCCACCGTCGGCGTCCCGGCCTATTCCTCCGCCGTCCACGCCTTCGCCCCCGAGATCGCGAACGCCTTCTTCGCGGCCCTGCGGAGCGGCGACCAGGCCACGGTCGACAAGCTGCTGCGCGACTTCTACGTCCCGCTCGTCGAGCTCCGCGACCGGGTGCCCGGATACGCCGTGTCCCTGGTGAAGGCGGCGGCCCGGCTGCGCGGCCGCCCCGTCGGCCCCGTACGCGCCCCGCTCACCGACCCGTCGGCCGGTGACCTGGCCGATCTGCGCACTCTCCTCACCGCCGGACTCGACCTCGTAGGAGCAGCGCTGTGA
- a CDS encoding IclR family transcriptional regulator gives MSETGGVREVKSAARTVELLELLAERGDRPARLQELADELAVPRSSMYALLQTLISRGWVRTDVTGSLYGIGIHALLTGTSYLDSDPRVRAVRPYLDEASEALGETIHMARLDGGDVAYLATRESHEYLRTISRVGRRLPAHAGALGKALLAERPDDGLPEGPYASLTPRTHTTRESLAADLAEVRARGYSIDREEGVPGIVGFGFALRYDVPAQDAISCSVPVARLSAGHEERIVAVMREIRAKIEATVPGGGGGSGSVHWRR, from the coding sequence ATGTCAGAGACAGGCGGCGTCCGCGAAGTGAAGTCGGCGGCGCGCACCGTGGAGTTGCTGGAGCTCCTCGCCGAGCGCGGCGACCGCCCCGCGCGCCTGCAGGAACTGGCCGACGAGCTGGCCGTGCCGCGCAGCTCCATGTACGCGCTGCTGCAGACCCTGATCTCCCGCGGCTGGGTCCGCACGGACGTCACCGGCTCCCTCTACGGCATCGGCATCCACGCCCTGCTCACCGGCACCAGCTACCTCGACTCCGACCCGCGCGTCCGGGCCGTACGCCCCTATCTGGACGAGGCGTCGGAGGCGCTCGGCGAGACGATCCACATGGCGCGGCTGGACGGCGGGGACGTGGCGTATCTGGCGACGCGCGAGTCGCACGAATATCTGCGGACGATCAGCCGGGTGGGCCGGCGTCTCCCGGCGCACGCGGGCGCCCTGGGCAAGGCGCTGCTCGCCGAACGCCCCGACGACGGCCTCCCCGAGGGCCCTTACGCGTCCCTCACGCCCCGCACCCACACGACCCGCGAGTCCCTCGCGGCCGACCTCGCGGAGGTACGGGCGCGTGGCTATTCGATCGACCGCGAGGAGGGCGTCCCCGGCATCGTCGGCTTCGGGTTCGCGCTGCGCTACGACGTCCCGGCCCAGGACGCGATCAGCTGCTCGGTGCCGGTGGCACGGCTGTCGGCGGGGCACGAGGAGCGGATCGTGGCGGTGATGCGGGAGATCAGAGCGAAGATCGAGGCGACGGTTCCCGGCGGGGGCGGCGGCAGCGGGTCGGTGCACTGGCGCAGGTGA